The following coding sequences are from one Leptospira mayottensis 200901116 window:
- the cutA gene encoding divalent-cation tolerance protein CutA, with the protein MEARLVYITVGNEKEAIKIGKTVVKERLAACANILPKIKSIYHWEKKLVEDNETILILKTKSELMTELTLRIKSLHSYAVPCVVSLPLLEGNREYFSWIFSEVIAE; encoded by the coding sequence ATGGAAGCTAGACTCGTTTACATCACAGTCGGCAACGAAAAAGAAGCCATTAAAATTGGAAAAACCGTCGTAAAGGAAAGATTAGCAGCGTGTGCAAATATTCTTCCGAAGATAAAGTCAATCTATCATTGGGAAAAAAAGTTGGTTGAAGACAACGAAACCATTCTTATTCTAAAGACAAAAAGCGAACTCATGACAGAACTCACCCTAAGGATTAAATCCTTGCATAGTTATGCCGTACCTTGCGTGGTTAGTCTTCCTTTATTGGAAGGAAATCGGGAATATTTTTCATGGATTTTCAGCGAGGTTATTGCGGAATAA
- a CDS encoding patatin-like phospholipase family protein, which produces MQIQVKQKFTALTFNSAFFGFYAHAGFAKGLSEIGFYPSKITGCSSGALIGSLVAAGVPIDTVTDLILNLRKKDFWEGNLVTNLVKPIRKGLKNYSGILSGKKIKELLKPYLGHKKIEDLPIPMGISVSNITKQIRELKTKGDLIDRILASMTFPFLFEIQKLGEEEFIDGGVADQEPIKELILDKSIRKIVVHSVRTKKGHSERAMIRAFHSSVQIIENETRELKELLAKHYKKEILRVETVTPYIDANQLRHGKDAMEEGRKSAHHWKKKILAPA; this is translated from the coding sequence ATGCAAATACAAGTTAAACAAAAATTTACAGCTCTTACATTTAACTCCGCTTTTTTCGGTTTTTATGCACATGCGGGTTTTGCAAAGGGACTTTCCGAAATCGGATTTTATCCTTCCAAAATTACGGGTTGTAGTTCGGGAGCCTTGATCGGTTCTCTCGTTGCAGCCGGAGTTCCTATCGATACTGTGACAGATCTAATTTTAAACCTAAGGAAAAAAGATTTTTGGGAAGGGAATTTGGTCACAAATCTCGTAAAGCCGATCCGTAAAGGATTGAAAAATTATTCTGGAATTCTTTCCGGCAAAAAGATCAAAGAGTTATTAAAACCTTATTTGGGTCATAAAAAAATAGAAGATCTTCCTATCCCGATGGGAATATCCGTTTCAAACATAACAAAACAAATCAGAGAACTAAAAACAAAAGGAGATTTGATCGACCGAATTCTCGCTTCGATGACCTTTCCTTTCCTCTTTGAAATTCAAAAGTTGGGGGAGGAAGAGTTTATAGACGGAGGAGTCGCCGATCAAGAACCAATCAAGGAATTGATTTTAGATAAATCCATCCGTAAGATTGTAGTTCACAGCGTTCGCACCAAAAAAGGACACTCTGAAAGAGCGATGATCCGCGCCTTTCATTCCTCGGTTCAAATCATCGAAAATGAAACAAGAGAACTAAAAGAATTACTCGCAAAACATTACAAAAAAGAAATATTAAGAGTCGAAACGGTAACTCCTTACATAGATGCAAATCAGCTTAGACACGGAAAGGATGCGATGGAAGAAGGAAGAAAAAGCGCACATCACTGGAAGAAAAAGATTCTCGCTCCCGCTTAA
- a CDS encoding GNAT family N-acetyltransferase, producing MKPTVVEITENYVKLHRTLSKLTKAPIFNYKSFDFYSNPDSHWFTRVILKGNLSLSDLSSEIEDLRSKGFYPDILDFLNTRTHEIPIHELGYNSCNEQVGMFLKGDPISLNKKSNMKLDIRKIETEKDLKVWLKILNDSFKSEDRQNLYLKLLNQNSFRLYGGFINGQMTTTGMTYYDGESFGLYSITTDRNHRSFGYASAFIERILGEIRKEFPGIIILHATEMGKGIYEKFGFEKSNFLRHWSTV from the coding sequence TTGAAACCTACCGTCGTAGAAATCACGGAGAATTACGTAAAACTTCACAGAACGCTTTCCAAATTAACGAAAGCACCGATCTTTAATTATAAAAGTTTTGACTTCTATTCGAATCCGGATTCGCATTGGTTTACAAGAGTTATCCTCAAAGGAAACCTATCCCTTTCTGATTTGAGCTCGGAAATCGAAGATCTGAGAAGCAAGGGGTTCTATCCTGATATTTTAGATTTTTTGAATACCAGAACCCACGAAATCCCAATTCATGAACTCGGGTATAATTCCTGTAACGAACAGGTCGGAATGTTTTTAAAAGGAGATCCTATTTCGCTTAATAAAAAATCGAATATGAAACTTGATATTCGAAAAATTGAAACCGAAAAAGATCTAAAAGTTTGGCTGAAAATTTTAAACGATTCTTTCAAATCCGAAGACCGGCAAAATCTGTATCTTAAATTATTGAATCAAAACTCATTTCGACTATATGGAGGTTTTATAAACGGACAGATGACCACGACCGGAATGACTTATTACGACGGAGAATCCTTTGGTCTATATTCGATTACCACCGATCGTAATCATAGGAGTTTCGGTTACGCATCTGCATTCATAGAACGCATATTAGGCGAAATTCGAAAAGAATTTCCAGGGATTATTATTTTACACGCAACCGAGATGGGAAAGGGCATCTATGAAAAGTTTGGTTTTGAAAAGTCAAATTTTCTTAGGCATTGGAGTACAGTTTAG
- a CDS encoding amidohydrolase family protein, translating to MINKISGRIVTHEKDFLGTVEWDSKTGLILGVREHAELFWNTRPKEDEIRFDPTETVIFPGFGDIHIHAREDESGKHIYKEDFISASTAAVNGGVIHVADMPNNPIPPVDEPTYSKKRKLADRSNIHITLYAGIGPNTKPLKQSVPYKVFMGPSIGELFFHNNQTLEDTIRAYVGENISFHCEDPEILEKHQNEKFHEDRRPPEAETTATDFALYLIEKYNLRGKLCHYSTGEGLNKIKLAKQKGLKITCEVTPTHLFFDKSMLTSQNRHWFQMNPPLRGKEDRERMLEGVKQGWIDYLATDHAPHSIEEKHKGTSGISQLDTYSLFVTWLILKAKVELKTVARICAKNPGDFVNEYLPEKFGKGFGEIELGYSANFTVLNLKKPKKFLKEEIKSKSGWSPFENYEFPGSIEAVFFCGVRMK from the coding sequence ATGATTAATAAAATATCCGGCAGAATTGTCACTCACGAGAAGGATTTTTTGGGAACTGTGGAATGGGATTCTAAAACGGGGCTCATTCTCGGAGTTCGGGAACACGCGGAATTGTTTTGGAATACAAGGCCAAAAGAAGATGAAATCCGATTTGATCCCACCGAGACAGTGATATTTCCGGGTTTTGGAGACATCCATATTCATGCAAGGGAAGACGAAAGCGGTAAACACATCTACAAGGAGGATTTTATTTCCGCGAGTACGGCAGCAGTCAATGGCGGAGTTATTCACGTTGCAGATATGCCGAATAATCCAATCCCTCCTGTAGACGAACCTACATATTCAAAAAAACGAAAGTTAGCTGATCGATCTAATATACACATAACGTTATACGCGGGAATTGGGCCAAACACGAAACCTTTAAAACAATCCGTTCCTTATAAAGTTTTTATGGGTCCGAGTATAGGGGAGCTTTTCTTCCATAATAATCAAACTCTGGAAGATACGATCCGTGCTTATGTAGGGGAGAATATAAGTTTTCATTGTGAAGATCCAGAAATTCTTGAAAAACATCAGAACGAAAAATTTCACGAAGACAGAAGACCTCCCGAAGCGGAAACGACGGCAACCGACTTTGCTTTGTATCTGATCGAAAAATACAATCTCAGAGGAAAACTCTGCCATTATTCTACCGGAGAAGGTTTGAACAAAATCAAACTCGCAAAACAAAAAGGACTCAAGATTACTTGCGAAGTAACGCCCACTCATTTGTTTTTCGATAAGTCTATGTTGACTTCCCAGAATCGTCATTGGTTTCAGATGAATCCTCCTTTGCGGGGCAAGGAAGATCGAGAAAGAATGCTTGAGGGAGTTAAACAAGGCTGGATCGATTATCTAGCGACGGATCATGCTCCTCACAGCATCGAAGAAAAACACAAGGGTACAAGCGGAATTTCTCAGCTGGATACATATTCACTTTTTGTAACATGGTTGATTTTGAAGGCGAAAGTGGAATTAAAAACGGTCGCAAGGATTTGCGCAAAAAATCCGGGCGACTTTGTGAACGAATATCTTCCCGAAAAATTCGGCAAAGGTTTCGGTGAGATAGAACTGGGTTATTCGGCGAATTTTACCGTTTTGAATTTAAAAAAGCCCAAAAAATTTCTAAAAGAGGAAATCAAAAGTAAGTCCGGTTGGTCTCCTTTTGAAAACTATGAGTTTCCGGGTTCGATTGAGGCGGTATTTTTCTGTGGTGTCAGAATGAAATGA
- a CDS encoding LIC_10572 family protein: MANKRRPPRKKHNSNQKGPGGNRENTDSNRGGNEQREGNRKYSHQQRQQQGKNFQRNQEFHRKSRELAMEKNFAPKVRAPQEGGKLVVRVILIISILLLGIFSYFICENYHTKIPVYGKRGWDDTFHRSATWAEAREICEEKGKRLPGKDQLKTFSKRAEQKLRSVGIFWSSSQDGETGYYFSVNFKDGSEISSPGTMKYNVICVK; encoded by the coding sequence ATGGCAAACAAAAGAAGGCCTCCCAGAAAGAAGCATAATTCGAATCAAAAAGGTCCAGGAGGGAATCGGGAAAATACGGATTCCAACCGAGGTGGGAACGAACAAAGAGAAGGAAATAGAAAATATTCTCACCAACAGCGCCAGCAGCAAGGAAAGAATTTTCAAAGAAATCAAGAATTCCATCGCAAAAGCCGGGAACTCGCGATGGAGAAAAATTTCGCTCCTAAGGTAAGAGCACCTCAAGAAGGTGGAAAGTTGGTGGTACGCGTGATTCTTATCATCAGTATTTTGTTGTTAGGAATTTTCAGTTATTTCATTTGCGAAAATTATCATACCAAAATTCCAGTTTATGGAAAACGCGGTTGGGACGATACGTTTCATCGGTCTGCAACTTGGGCAGAAGCAAGGGAGATCTGTGAAGAAAAAGGAAAACGTCTTCCCGGAAAGGATCAACTCAAAACTTTCAGCAAGAGAGCGGAGCAAAAGTTACGAAGCGTGGGGATTTTTTGGTCTTCGAGTCAAGATGGAGAAACGGGTTATTACTTTTCAGTTAATTTCAAAGACGGTTCGGAGATTAGTAGTCCTGGAACGATGAAGTATAATGTGATTTGCGTTAAGTGA
- a CDS encoding homoserine dehydrogenase, giving the protein MERIRIGLIGAGTVGSGVIEILKKESTSYREKFGIELVLFSVCTRTPEKIKKELQNFPNCKLESDYQKIITDPEIDMILELVGGTDVAYSIVKEALKNGKTVITANKALLSQKGEELFSLAQEQGLEIGMEASVAGAIPVIRSIKSALGSDSFLSLYGILNGTTNFILSKMELEHLDYSEALQIAQDIGFAEKDPTFDVEGIDTAHKISILGSLAFSEKIPLQSIQIEGITKISKLDIQFASELGYRIKLLGLVRKLSHQIEARVQPVMIPVKHPFANIMNEMNAVYYQTVYAGPGMFVGKGAGSLPTASSVISDVLYYGARRNKGLSQEKNLFPQATISEANGSLVRYYLRFTTVDLPGVLSEISKVLGDHGISISSVRQNEAEKEPVEVVVITHPVTEENIKKSLKIIDGLSLIRHTSVAIRLEDKL; this is encoded by the coding sequence ATGGAACGCATTCGTATTGGATTGATCGGAGCCGGAACCGTAGGATCAGGCGTTATCGAAATTCTCAAAAAAGAAAGTACCTCATATCGTGAAAAATTTGGAATAGAACTGGTTCTTTTCTCCGTTTGTACTCGAACCCCCGAAAAAATCAAAAAGGAACTCCAAAATTTTCCAAATTGTAAACTGGAATCCGATTATCAAAAGATTATTACCGATCCTGAAATCGATATGATTTTAGAACTTGTCGGTGGAACGGATGTCGCCTATTCAATTGTAAAAGAAGCTTTAAAGAATGGAAAAACGGTGATTACTGCAAACAAAGCTTTACTTTCTCAAAAAGGGGAGGAATTGTTTTCTCTCGCTCAAGAGCAAGGTTTAGAAATCGGAATGGAAGCATCCGTAGCAGGAGCCATTCCAGTGATTCGCTCGATCAAATCCGCGCTCGGTTCTGATTCGTTTCTCTCTTTATATGGCATCCTTAATGGAACGACAAATTTTATTCTTTCCAAGATGGAATTGGAACATCTGGATTATTCGGAAGCTCTTCAGATCGCTCAAGATATAGGTTTCGCAGAGAAAGATCCCACGTTTGACGTGGAAGGAATCGACACCGCTCACAAGATCAGTATTTTAGGAAGTTTAGCATTCTCCGAAAAAATTCCTTTACAGAGCATACAAATCGAAGGTATAACAAAGATAAGCAAATTAGACATCCAATTTGCGAGTGAACTCGGTTATAGAATTAAACTTCTCGGGCTGGTGCGAAAGTTGTCTCATCAAATCGAAGCCAGAGTTCAACCTGTGATGATTCCGGTCAAACATCCGTTTGCGAATATTATGAACGAGATGAATGCGGTTTATTACCAAACCGTTTACGCAGGACCGGGAATGTTTGTGGGGAAAGGAGCTGGATCTTTACCGACCGCTTCTTCAGTAATCTCCGATGTGCTTTATTATGGAGCGAGGAGAAACAAAGGTCTTTCTCAGGAAAAGAATCTTTTTCCACAAGCAACGATCTCGGAAGCTAACGGCTCCCTAGTACGTTATTATCTCAGGTTTACTACCGTGGATTTACCCGGAGTTCTTTCTGAAATTTCTAAGGTGCTGGGAGACCATGGAATTTCGATTTCTTCGGTGAGACAAAATGAAGCTGAAAAAGAACCCGTTGAAGTTGTTGTGATTACACATCCTGTAACGGA